The DNA sequence tatttaaacatttgtagTGTATTTGTGCACAGTTCAGTTAACTGTCCAACCCCCCTTTACACTGGAAATCTAAATAACAGCTAAACACGGGTAAGATAATAAAGAGCATACTTACCATTTTCTGCAGATGCACTTTGCAGgcaaaggaaaactgaaaatactAAGAACATAGCTATAGCTTCCAATTCAGATGTCAGTGTCcagaaaaatgtatgttttgaggttattattatatatgcaatgaactgaaattaaatggttCAATATGATAACTGATAGAAGTGCTCCGCCCGACCGTTCACCAGTGCCTGCTTCTAGTAATGAGTGCTGAATTACAGGTCAAACACAGTTAACATTCAGATGATGTCAGCATCATGGTTTATTGGCACTTCcgcatgaaaaacacaaattagtTTACATCTTGCAGTAGGATATTTCCTCCTAATTTCACTGcatcacatttatttagatttagatATTCTTTCATCTGTGAAAGAAGTACAACTGAAGTACAACTGAATTTTATGTCACTCCAAGAGAAAACAAATtcatatatagatatatagatagataatGTGTCAATATTCTTTCAGTTATGAAAATAGTGCATGAATTACAACTGTATTCGATGTGTCTCCAAGAGAACACAAATGAATGACATAATTGTGGACTAACAACATTAGCTGTCATTAAAAAGTCAAAGGAAGTCATTGAGCAATGGCTGCTCTCAAAGTGCATTAGTGTGTACCACTGCCTAGACACACCCTGCAGCTTATTTGTGTTCATGTAATATGTCTCTGTGTGGACTGGCAGCATGAACTGCTGCCTGGGTCCAATCATCCACTGTACTACTTTGTTTCATCTCAGTGCAGGtttcccacctcctcctctgccaGGCTCCACCAGATGGCACGGAAAAAAGAGGTCAggctttatttatgtattcattttgctAATACGAAAAGGCATGTACCTAACTACCTATACGCTGATGCTAAAACACCATTGGTGACTCGCGTTGTCTAATTAAAAACTTGCTTATATTCTGTggttcaatgcagttaaatgcatacGGCtgaattggactcaattaattggttggaatgaaaacctgcatacacacggccctccatggaaGCGGGTTTGAGACCACTGGCCTAGCGTGTGTCATGGTTGTGCCTCCTCTGTTCCCACCTCCCCGTACTTTTTGTCCTGTCTCGCACCCCTTAGTTTGGTCTGCCTGCGTTTCGTGTCTGGTTGTTAATTGTTGTGGTAATGGGTTCATTATGTGATCACGTTCCACATGTCTGTCTCGTTATTCTGTTGATTGTGCATTATGATCTCTTGTGTCTTGTTAGCCCCTGTGTATTTAAGTTCTGTGTTTGCCTGACTCGGATATTGGATCCTACTGTTGTGCTCCCTTGGAGTTTGCTCCCtgtgttttgtgcatttcaTGGAATTCaagttccctgtttgtttgtcttgtttgtttgtttgtctagGACggcgtgtagcacagtgggtaaggatctgggcttgtaaccgaaaggtcgcaggttcgattcccgggtaaggacactgccgttgtacccttgagcaaggtacttagcctgcactgcttcagtatatatccagctgtataaatggatacaatgtaaaagtgctatgtaaaaagttgtgtaagtcgctctggataagagcgtctgctaaatgcctctaatgtaatgtaatgtttcccAGCGCTCCCTGTATTTCCAGTATTTTGAGTTCCCAGTATTTCGAGTAATCTCGattttcatttgtatgttttcttgctCTTAGTCTTTTTTGAGTATTTTGAGTTCTGTTGCATTTTTATCTGTTTGAAggattttttgagtttgtggttttgcccatcgtggccttttttgttccctgtttgtgtttgcctttttttaagtaaagtctttatttCAACTTACCTCTTGAGCTCCGTATTTTtcactctgcacctgggtcctaTCCTCAGCAAACCCTGAAGAGTGTGCCTGACCTCACAGCTGCAGAAGGTCATTCCGAGcagttatgacatcacacatttcATTCGATGGAAGAGTTGAAGGTCTTTGATGCCAAATAGTTTCCCATTAATGGGATACTTACATAAACCACAGATATTGTGGGAGAGCTTATTGTGTGTTTACttatctgttttattatttttattgtttttattttacattcatccattttacttatttatatacACGACATGGCCAAAactgtggacacctgacatccaacatttcatacagaattatgggcattaatatggagttggtctactataacaacctccactcttctgggaaggctttatacaagACGTTGGAGCAcagctgcagggatttgcttcatTCAGCCGCAAGTGCaatgaggtcgggcactgattgggccattaggcctggcttgcttTGCGCTTAGTCCCAAAGATGTTGGCTGTGGTTCAGGCCAGCGATCTCTGCAGGCCAGACAATTTTTTCCACATTcttaacaaaaccatttctaatGGACCTTGCTGGGTCCCTGGAGCATTGTCATGTTGAATAAGGcaagggtcttccccaaactgtatAGGGAAAGCACCGAATCGTTCAGCCCAGAGTGGTTTATTCCGCTTATATAACGGTTACCAATGACCAGGCCTATATTAGTTACTTTTAATTTACTTAATTAGCTGAAATGGAAATATTGATCCGccattgttaagcaaaaacctttGGTCATAATTCTATGTAAACAATTAttatatcaagaaaaaaaaagttcctttttgttttcatacCATAGCCTACAATTAGCatcaattttggttatttttgttcTCGCATTAATTAAGAAAattgcatgaaaccataactgaAGTCAAATGTGTTTCCCTAGCTGTCTTCTTTTTTAAGTGGTCTGGTGCTGCAGTGTAAACATAGCATCTTTCTAGTCCCCCCCCAGGTTAGATGTAGCTTTATGCTAGGTTCGCCGTCACTCACATTACCTagctaatattaaaattcagctcagattttaggtcaaaatggtctcactgTGTGCTTGTTaccagggccggcccgtggcataaacggtctatgcggttgtttagggccacaaccgctagagGGGCCACATGGCAACAAGGGGGGGCCGCacaatccaatgtttatctaaggtaaataacgttctTTTcgcaattacgttattcatcccctatcgcggaactagcggcataaattttaaacggaatggcaaccgaacatttcataacaaggATATTTACGCTTGACAGAATCCAATAGCATACCTCGTAATCGTAATGATGTGTTGCTGGCAGCAATTTTCTCCAGGTTTTTAAATACACAGCAGTTCTCCTCTCATCATGCCATTCATCACGCACCTAGGGACTCTCGTGTCAAAGCACATGGTGGATTCAAGTTAAGTACattgcactgcaaaaaaaaaaaaaaagtgaaaataataacaaacataaatgaataatacattaatttaaaacagtGACTTCACAATCCAAGTTCTCCACTTAGCAATTATAAAAAGCAGCAGTGACCTCTGGTGGCCATTGatgtacattttgtgttgcttgattaaaaaataacctGTTTCCATAGGGGTATTTGTTGGTCGACagcacagttttgtttttgtagaaaCATTCAAATGTGTCCACCCCAATGTCAAACTCACTCCTATGCCCCTGGCATTCACGGTCTCTGCTAAACTACTGTGTGCATTCACAGTCTCTGCTTGTTGTCCAACAAGAGTCAAGTTCAGCTCATACAGTTTTGAGATTTGCTCGAAGGAGGCATGCCTGTACCCAACAATAGTAGACTGTGaaaagttaaaagttaaaagtttgataacttttttcattaaagaaataaaatgacaatttaaaaaatgttttgtgtttgctcaggttccctttgtgtacattttgtttaaagatctgaaaccattcagtgtaaaaatatgcaataatagaggataTCAGGAatggggaaaatactttttcacagcactgtgcatAACCTTACATTATAAGCATTTAGCTGACACTCTCATCTCGAGTGACTGAcagcttttacacagcatttacattgcatccatttatacagctggatatttactgaagcaatgcaggttaagtaccctgctcaagggtacaacagcagtgtcaccagggaatcaaacctgtgtcctttgggttacaaggccagctccttaccccTTACACTACACTGCGACACTAACCTATGGCACAACTTACAACTGTACTAAGATGCTGTCTCACTGCTATCAGCTGCATCTGTGGAACACAGCTGAACAAACCTTACACAGTCCTTACACAGACACTCTGAGTCTCTGTCTATTTTCTATAGCAACACAATaccaacagtttaaaaaataattgtactgTAAAGGTTTAGTACGGGAAGGTATATGTATtactaattatttaaattaacgTGCATTAGtctgcatgttttcaatgtgCATTGTGTTCAATATGCATATAAGGCAAAAACAGATCTAAGAGGAAACTCATTTTATGGCTGGAGTAATCTGCTATATACAGTCATTTTAGCATAACATTTATCTATATCATAGGTAAGCTTAGTACATGCATTGTACATGCATAAGTGCAGTAACATCTTAATAAAATAAGTGCATATTATCACTTTTCATATTAGTCTTCTGTGGTGTCAGCGCTTCTCCAGGCTGCCCTGGAAGGTCTCCGACTGGCTGGTCTTGGAGGTTTTCTGCGATGAACTCCCTGGAGGGGCTTGACGGCAGAGGAGCCGGGCCACCTGCTTCCGGCACTGAGACGAGCCGAAGTAGTAGATGACGGGATCCAGACAGCAGTTCACACTCCCAATGCACACGGCGACCAGGTAAGCAGAATATAAGCTGTCGCTGTGCTGCTTGGAATACTCTGCGTGATGAGTCAGCAGGAGGATGTTAGATGGGGTGAAGCAGACCACAAAGACTGTCAGCACCATGACCGCCGTGACTATGGCACGGGTCTTCTTGGAGCGTTTTGACTCGCTGGAGCGAAGCAGGACCCGGATGATGCTCATGTAGCAGGCAGTGGTGACGATGAGGGGGATGAAGAAGAACACACAGGAGAAGGCGGGGAAGAAGTAGAGGTAGTAGCCCTGCATCTGCCTGGCATCCATCACGTCATGGCAGGTGGTGATGCCCAGTTCGGGCAGGGACATGGTCTGCTCTGACAGGAGGATGGGCATCACCCCGGCAACAGCCAGCAGCCACATGGCACAGCACACGGCCACTGCGTTCCGCTGGCAGCGCCAGGCCAGCGATCTGATGGGGTAGACCACAGCCAGGAAGCGATCCACACTGATGCTCGTCATCAGCAGGACTGAGCCATACATGTTGCAGTAGAAGGCGAAGGTGACCACGCGGCACATGGCCGGTCCGTACACCCAGTCATTGCCGTTGAAGTGGTATGACGCCTTGAAGGGAAgcagcagcacaaacagcagGTCGGCTGTGGCCAGATTGAGCATGTAGATGACTGCTGGCTTTTTGGGTCGGACTCTGAGCAAGAACATGAAGATGGCGGCGGCATTGAGAGGGACGCTGGTGATGAACACCAGGACATAGATGCTGGGGATGACTGTGGTCATCAGAGATCCAGTCAGGAACAGTTCAGCTTCTTTGCTGATTTGCTGCTTCACATCTGTCATTTTACAGTGGCCAGCAAGGTTTTCAGACCCACTGCCGTTAACCACAGAATTCAGTGTGAATATTTCTTCCGAATGGAATGAATAGCTAATGATCAGCATGCTccctgaaataataaaaaattttgcaGCATTAATGTATTCTTGTTTGAAGTGTGGTGATGTCCGCTTTATGTAGCTCTACTCAGTTTTGCAAAAACAGTCCAATGTAATAGTTAAGATAGTGACCCAAAGGCTTCAATCCTCAATGGGATACTATTTGTCCAGAACACTCACTCTGAATGGCTTTACTAATGATTCAGATGTTAAATGAATGGTATATTAATTTCCTTACGAAGAACAGTTCCCTCCAATAAACAGAAACAGTTCTTTAAAGAACTGAATATAATAACGTTTTGTTGGCATGAATGTAAGAAAATACTCTATGGTGTGGCATATTTGCAATAGTAACCACTAAATGcagtatgaatatgaatatgaaaccTTTATACAGTGCTGGTTAAATCAAAAAaccttttgttcttttcttgaAATGCTTTGCATGCTTTTACATAATTCAGTGGGTTCAGGAATATGTAAATCTTTATCAGCCGttgttagaaaataaatattaatacatgTTATCAAAACAATTTGCAGTGTATACATTTGTACATAATTCAGTtaactgcccccacccccctttacaCTGACAATCCTTTTAACAAATTAACAGGGGTAAGATAATAAAGAGGATACTTACCATTTTTTGCAGCTGCACTATGCAGGcagaacaaaaccaaaaatacaaaGAACATAGCTGTAGCTTCCACTGCAAGTATCAGTGTCCAGAAAAATGTACGTTTTGaggttattgttattatatatgcgatgaactgaaattaaatggttCAATATGATAACTGACAGAAGTGCTCCGCCCGACCGTTCACCAATGCCTTCTTATAGTAATGAGTGCTGAATTGCAGGTCAACCACAGTTAACATTCAGATGATGTCAGCATCATGGTTTATTTGCACTTCCGcatgaataaacacaaactAATTTACATCTTGCAGTAGGGTATTCCCTCCTCATTTCAGTGCATCACAGTGGATTATAAGtgcactaaaataataattgcaacACCTGTAGGCTCTCATAGGTATTCTATTCAGGTAATTCAGAGGGATGATATATGGATAGATAGACAGGTAGATCAATATTCTTTCAGTTTTGAAAATACTGAATGAAGTACAACTGTATTTGATGTCTCTCCAAGAGAACACAAATtaatggatagatagatagatagatagataattaatcaatattttttcagttgtgaAAATAGTGCATGAAGTACAACTGTATTCGATGTTTCTccaagaaaacacaaattaatgaCATAATTGTGGTCTAACAACATTAGCTGTCATTAAAAAGTCACAGGAAGTCATTAAGGAATGACTGCTCTCAATATGTATTAGCAGCGTGAACCACTGCCTAGACACTCCTTGCAGCTAATTTGTGTTAAGAGCACAACAAAAGAATGCTCAAAGGCATCTACCCATCCCTGCCCGTCTTCGAGAGCAGACGGAAAAGCTGACTGCACTGTGGCTCCCCTGATCCTCTTTCGTTCTTTTGTAGATGCAGAGTTATTGGCAATGCTGTGTATGGATTATTTTAGCTGTGTTCACTTTTTATTGTTGGTTTGTTCAGCTAACTTTGCACATTGATTATAAATTTGTCTCCGGTGCCTTCTTGGTATTATTGCAGTTTTGTATAAACGACAGTGACACTGATGTTCTTGAactgtaagtcactgtggataagtGTCTGTTAAgtgaatataatttaatgtaCTATAGTGCggacattgtgtttttttttttttgttttaatgtgatatGTCTCCGTGTGCATTGGTAGCATGAACTGCTGCCTAGGTCCAGTCATCCACTGTACTACTTTGTTTAATCTCAGTGTAGGTTTCCCACCTCCTCCTCGGCCAGGCTCCACCAGATAGCTCACGATCAGGAACAAAAGAGGTCAagctttatttatgtattcattttgttaataCGAAAAGACATGTACCTCACTATCTATACACTGATGCTAAAAcaccattattttaataaacaaattaagtATTGCCTAGAGGTCATTCTGAgcaattatgacatcacacagttCCTTTGACAGAAGAGATGAAGGTCTTTGATcccaatttttttaaacattaaaggGATACTTACACAAACCACAGATCTTGTGGGATAGCTTGTTGTATGTTTTCTTATcggttttgttattttgttattttgattgcaattattttacattaatttattttacttatttatatatacactacatggtcgaaagtatgtggacacctgacatcctacAATTCATGCAGAATTTTGGGAATTGATATGGAGTTGGTCTGCTTTAACAATCTCCaattttctgggaaggctttatgcttaatagatgttggagcattgctgccgGGATTTGCATCCATGCAGCCACAAGTGCATTAAtaaggtcgggcactgattgggccattaggcctggcttgcagctggctttccaattggtcccaaaggtgttggcaggggttcaggtcagggccttgtgcaggccagtcaatttCTTCCACACTcttgacaaaacaatttctacATGGATTACTGTGTCCTCGGAGCATCCTCATGTTGAAACACAcaagggtcttccccaaactgtaggGAAAGCTCAGAATCCtttagaatgtgattgtgtggTGTGGCATTAAGATtcaccttcactggaactaggAGGCCTGGGCCAAACAATGAAAAGCAGTcccagactaaggggtgtccagatacttttggtcatgtagtatatatgtaaggaataaaccatggCGGTCTGTctcgttattggaaaataatgtatgacTAACGGGGCAGTCCAGCGTGGTTTGCTATTGCTATCGGATTCTGTCAAGCGTAAAAATccttgttatgaaatgttcggttgccattccgtttatattttataccgctagttccgcgatacgggatgaataacgtaattgcaaaactaacgttatttaccttagataaacattggatcgtgtggcccccctcGTTgccgtgtgccccccccccagtggttgtggccctaaacaaccgcatagaccgtttatgccatGGGCAGGCCCTGTTAACACCATTCCGCATAGTCATTTGAGATACGTATGGCTGTGAGTTACACAtttgtgctgaaatgcagtgTAAGACATCTTTGATCCCAATTGTTTTCCCAGTCTTTGACCCCAGTTTTATCACCACAGCTGGGAATGTTTTTTCCTATAATGGGGATATCTACTTAAACAACAGATACTGTGTGAGTGCTTGTTGTGTGGAATCTTCTGCATAATTCCCCTGACATGGTACCATTGTGCACACACCCAAACAGTTCAAGTACTGAATATATTTAGCAGAACATTGTactgcaaataataaaaaatactgaatacaaacacaaattcacacacattcataacttaaaaatacatgtacatttcaAGCTCTCTACTCAAAGACATTGAAAAAGGCCATTTTTCCCTGCTCTTCTGCTCCACACTAAATAGAGTCTCCAAACTTCTGCTCATAACTTTGACCTTGGTGTTATTTAcagtgtgagtaggtgtgtgctGTAATTAGCTTCATCAAAGAGATCCGCCTGTTGCACAGTAAACAATAACCTCACAAATTACAGCTGATTGTGTGAATAGACACGGCAATATGACACCAAATACAGAAACTTAAGCTTAACTGGGTTACGCAGCAAGATAAtgatcaaaaacacaaaagaaacaaaattaaagtattggagtggcctagtcaaagtcctgacttgaccccattagagatgctgtggctggaaacaagcagttcatgcttgaaaacctaccaCTTAGtcttaattaaagcagttctgcgaGGAAGAGCAGGCTAAAAGTCTTCCACAGTGGTGGGAAAGCCTGATATCAAATTAAAGGAAGTGTTGGGTTGCTGTTATTGCTGCGAAAGTTGGCGCAACCAGTTATTAGGTTGAAGGGGGCAATTACGTTTAatgtgggtgtttgataactttttcaatTAAAGAGctgaaacaataatttaaaagatgttttctgtttattcgGGTTCCCtttgtgtaatattacattttgtttacatatCTGAAACCTTTCAGtgcgacaaatatgcaataatagaggaaaacAGGAAGGGGAGACTTTTTacatactttttcacagcactgggCATAACCTTACATTATAAGCATTTAGCTGACACTCTCATCTCGAGTGACTGACAGCTTTTACATagcgtttacattgcatccatttatacagctggatatttactgaagcaatgcaggttaagtaccctgctcaagggtataacagcagtgacatacctgggaatcaaacctgtgactttTGGGTAACAAGGTCAGCTCCTTACCAATTATACTAAACTGCTACACTAGCCTATGGCAATACTTACAACTGTACTAAGATGCTGTCTCACTGCTATCAGCTGCATCTGTGGATCACAGCTGAACAAACCTTACACAGTCCTTACACAGACACTCTGAGTCTCAGTCTATTTTCTATAGCAACACAATGCcaacagttttaaaagaaaattgtaTTGTAAATGTATAGTTGGGTATTGCAAGGTATTTGtattacaaattatttaaattaacatGTATTAGtatgcatgttttcaatgtgCATTGTTTTCAATATGCATATAAGACAAAAACAGGTCTAATTCAGAGCAAACCCCATTTTATGGCTGGAGTAATCTGCTATATACAGTCATTTTAGCATAGCATTTATCTATATCATAAGTAATCTTAGTACATGCATTGTGCATGCATAAGTGCAGAAATATCTTAATAAAAGAAGTGCATATTATCACTTTTCATATTAGTCTTTTGTGATGTCAGCGCTTCTCCAGGCTGCCCTGGAAGGTCCCCGACTGGCTGGTCTTGGAGGTTTTCTGCGATGAACTCCCTGGAGGTGCTTGACGGCAGAGGAGCCGGGCCACCTGCTTCCGGTACTGAGACGAGCCGAAGTAGTAGATGACGGGATCCAGGCAGCAGTTCACACTCCCAATGCTCGTGGCGACGAGGTAAGCAGTATATAAGCTGTCGCTGTGCTGCTTGGAATACTCTGCGTAATGAGCCAGCAGGAGGATGTTGGATGGGGTGAAGCAGACCACAAAGACCGTCAGCACCATGATTGCCGTGACTAGGGCCCGGGTCTTCTTGGAGCGTTTTGACTCACTGGCGCGAAGCAGGACCCGGATGATGCTCCCGTAGCAGGCTGTGGTGACGATGAGGGGGATGAAGAAGAACACACAGGAGAAGGCGGGGAAGAAGTAGAGGTAGTAGCCATGCATCTCACTGTCTTCCTTCACATCATAGCAGGTGGTGATGTTCAGGTCAGGCAGGTATGCGGTCTGCTCTGGCAGGACGATGGGCATCACCCCGGCAACAGCCAGCAGCCACATGGCACAGCACACGGCCACTGCGTTCCGCTGGCAGCGCCAGGCCAGCGATCTGATGGGGTAGACCACAGCCAGGAAGCGATCCACGCTGATGCACATCATCAGCAGGACTGAGCCATACATGTTGCAGTAGAAGGCGAAGGTGACCACGCGGCACATGGCCGATCCGTACACCCAGTCAGTGCCGTTGAAGTGGTATGACGCCTTGAAGGGGAGCAGCAGCACAAATAGTAGGTCGGCTGTGGCCAGATTGAGCATGTAGATGACTGCTGGCTTTTTGGGTCGTACTCTGAACGAGAACATGAAGATGGCGGCGGCATTGAGAGGGACGCTGGCGATGAACACCAGGACATAGATGCTGGGGATGACTGTGGTCATCAGGGAGCCAGTCAGGAACAGTTCAGCCTCTTTGCTGATTTGCTGCTTCGTATCCGCCATTTCACAGGGGCCAGTATGGTTTCCAGCCCCACTGCTGTTAACCTTTGTGCTTTCTCCACATAATTGTATATGTGGTCTTGAGGAATTATAATCAGTGCTccctgaaataataaaacattttttgcagcaTTAATGCATGCTTGTTTGAAGAGAGGTGATGTCAGCATTTTGTAGCTCTACTCAGTTTTGCTAAAACAGTGCAAGTCCAATGTAATAGTCAAGCTAGTGACCCAAATGCTTCAATCCTCAATGGGATACTATTTGTCCAGAACACTCACCTCATGGCTTTAGTAATGATTCAGATGTTAAATGAATGGTGCAATACTTTCAATGTGAGAGTTATGGTATATTCATTTTCTTACGATTAACAGTTCCCTctaataaacagaaacatttatt is a window from the Anguilla rostrata isolate EN2019 chromosome 14, ASM1855537v3, whole genome shotgun sequence genome containing:
- the LOC135239545 gene encoding proteinase-activated receptor 1-like, which produces MTTVIPSIYVLVFITSVPLNAAAIFMFLLRVRPKKPAVIYMLNLATADLLFVLLLPFKASYHFNGNDWVYGPAMCRVVTFAFYCNMYGSVLLMTSISVDRFLAVVYPIRSLAWRCQRNAVAVCCAMWLLAVAGVMPILLSEQTMSLPELGITTCHDVMDARQMQGYYLYFFPAFSCVFFFIPLIVTTACYMSIIRVLLRSSESKRSKKTRAIVTAVMVLTVFVVCFTPSNILLLTHHAEYSKQHSDSLYSAYLVAVCIGSVNCCLDPVIYYFGSSQCRKQVARLLCRQAPPGSSSQKTSKTSQSETFQGSLEKR
- the LOC135239632 gene encoding proteinase-activated receptor 1-like, which translates into the protein MADTKQQISKEAELFLTGSLMTTVIPSIYVLVFIASVPLNAAAIFMFSFRVRPKKPAVIYMLNLATADLLFVLLLPFKASYHFNGTDWVYGSAMCRVVTFAFYCNMYGSVLLMMCISVDRFLAVVYPIRSLAWRCQRNAVAVCCAMWLLAVAGVMPIVLPEQTAYLPDLNITTCYDVKEDSEMHGYYLYFFPAFSCVFFFIPLIVTTACYGSIIRVLLRASESKRSKKTRALVTAIMVLTVFVVCFTPSNILLLAHYAEYSKQHSDSLYTAYLVATSIGSVNCCLDPVIYYFGSSQYRKQVARLLCRQAPPGSSSQKTSKTSQSGTFQGSLEKR